A single window of Pseudomonas lijiangensis DNA harbors:
- a CDS encoding CheR family methyltransferase gives MSEVLKMPTLGDAEFLHLQKLMADASGIQLAQNKRPLVAGRLMKRLRYYQLNSYTEYLQMLEQPLYKQERRLVVDLLTTNETYFFRENPHFEFLGQWLARRRGPIRLWSAACSSGEEPYTLAMVLSESATTQDWSIMASDLSLSMLQKAHEGIYDLTQAKYFPEGWMQRYCLKGIEDMSGRFRVKAALRDRITLQEVNIVQPLSEDVGLFDVIFLRNVLIYFDNEEKKRIVQRLVCQLRPGGLLFIGHAESIHGFDLPVRLVRPSVYECL, from the coding sequence ATGTCGGAAGTTTTGAAGATGCCGACACTCGGCGACGCCGAGTTTCTCCATCTGCAAAAGCTCATGGCTGATGCTTCGGGCATCCAGTTGGCGCAGAACAAGCGCCCGCTGGTTGCCGGGCGTCTGATGAAGCGTCTTCGCTATTACCAGCTGAACAGCTACACCGAATACCTGCAGATGCTTGAACAGCCCCTGTACAAGCAGGAGCGCCGTCTGGTGGTCGATCTTCTGACCACAAACGAAACATATTTTTTCCGCGAAAACCCGCATTTCGAGTTTCTGGGCCAGTGGCTGGCAAGGCGACGGGGCCCGATACGACTGTGGAGTGCGGCCTGCTCATCGGGCGAAGAACCTTACACTCTGGCCATGGTTCTGAGTGAAAGCGCCACTACCCAGGACTGGTCCATCATGGCTAGTGATCTCAGCCTGAGCATGCTGCAAAAGGCCCACGAAGGTATCTATGACCTGACTCAGGCCAAGTACTTTCCAGAAGGCTGGATGCAGCGTTATTGCCTCAAGGGGATTGAAGACATGAGCGGACGCTTCAGGGTCAAGGCAGCCCTGCGCGACCGTATCACGCTCCAGGAAGTCAACATCGTTCAGCCCCTGTCAGAGGACGTGGGCCTGTTCGATGTGATTTTTCTGCGTAATGTGTTGATTTACTTCGACAATGAAGAAAAAAAACGTATCGTGCAGCGCCTTGTCTGTCAGTTGCGTCCCGGCGGCCTGTTATTCATAGGTCATGCCGAAAGCATTCACGGTTTTGATCTACCTGTACGGCTGGTAAGGCCTTCGGTGTACGAATGTCTATAA
- a CDS encoding chemotaxis protein CheW, protein MSLPQTVERLSDTDTMSIQHLSFRVRDAAYALPIDLVREIIEYDEVTSVPMMPAFIHGVINLRGNVVPVLDLAARFGFELTTPGKRTCIVIIELTLEDLYQRIGLVVDAVDAVLDIDPQQVVPAPPFGAGIRTDFIAGMARRDQTFTIILNIAQVLSLDDIRQLSLAVLKGS, encoded by the coding sequence ATGAGTCTTCCCCAAACTGTCGAACGGTTATCCGATACCGACACGATGAGCATCCAGCACCTGTCGTTTCGGGTGCGGGACGCCGCTTATGCGCTGCCTATCGATCTGGTGCGCGAGATCATCGAGTACGACGAAGTCACGTCCGTACCGATGATGCCGGCCTTTATCCATGGCGTGATCAACCTGCGCGGCAACGTGGTGCCGGTGCTCGATCTGGCGGCACGCTTCGGCTTCGAGCTGACCACGCCAGGCAAGCGCACCTGCATCGTGATCATCGAGCTGACGCTGGAAGACCTCTACCAGCGCATCGGCCTGGTGGTGGATGCCGTGGACGCCGTGCTGGATATCGACCCGCAGCAAGTGGTGCCTGCACCGCCGTTCGGGGCCGGTATCCGTACGGATTTCATCGCGGGCATGGCACGTCGCGACCAGACCTTCACCATCATTCTGAACATTGCACAAGTGTTGTCCCTGGACGACATTCGCCAGCTCAGTCTTGCTGTGCTCAAGGGAAGTTGA
- a CDS encoding methyl-accepting chemotaxis protein, which produces MQFIRNMKIGVRLTFGFLIVVVFTAAIGTLGIHNLEEVNRLSDRMYEIDVEGMSQLQEANIQLIAAGRSLRQSLLSTTTESRDKAAELTRNTLETTRALIIKSRESFVTKEGQARVDALLAPLTEYENVSRLLLQLNQQSGQLQEASAVTDLMPKAISSGNVVDEMLGDVVDYKKERAGQSNQEISNISEKSRVQMIVLVALATLLGMLIGVLVTRSITKPLNGAVEAANRMAAGDLSKDLEINSKDETGQLLASMQNMAVRLRSILGDVRSAADSLSSASEQVSSTSQSLSQAANEQAASVEQTSASVEQMSASISQNTESAKITDGIAGKAANDAVQGGGAVGDTVLAMKQIADKISIIDDIAYQTNLLALNAAIEAARAGDHGKGFAVVAAEVRKLAERSQVAAQEIGQVASSSVQLAEQAGRLLNEIVPNIQKTSDLVQEITAASQEQSGAAGQINIAMGQMNQITQQNASASEELAATAEEMNAQAGQLQELIGFFRFEAQSSSKPQSRANDNYSSPTPPWSRGKSQVDEGQFVSFN; this is translated from the coding sequence ATGCAGTTCATCCGAAATATGAAGATAGGGGTCCGGCTGACATTCGGTTTTCTTATAGTCGTCGTCTTTACCGCAGCCATCGGCACGCTGGGCATACATAATCTGGAGGAGGTCAACAGGCTCTCTGACCGCATGTACGAAATCGATGTCGAGGGCATGAGTCAGTTGCAGGAAGCGAATATCCAGCTGATTGCGGCAGGACGTTCCCTGCGCCAGAGTTTGCTCTCCACGACCACGGAAAGCCGTGACAAAGCGGCCGAACTCACCCGCAACACACTGGAAACGACCCGTGCCCTGATCATCAAGTCACGCGAAAGCTTCGTGACCAAAGAAGGTCAGGCCCGAGTCGACGCCCTGCTGGCACCGCTGACCGAGTACGAGAACGTTTCCAGGCTGCTCTTGCAACTGAATCAGCAAAGCGGTCAGCTCCAGGAGGCCAGTGCAGTCACCGATCTGATGCCAAAAGCCATATCGAGCGGTAATGTCGTCGATGAAATGTTGGGAGACGTGGTCGACTACAAGAAAGAACGTGCCGGGCAGTCGAACCAGGAAATCAGTAATATCTCCGAAAAGTCCCGCGTACAGATGATTGTGCTAGTGGCCTTGGCTACCCTGCTGGGCATGCTGATCGGCGTCCTGGTCACCCGCAGCATCACCAAGCCGCTCAATGGCGCAGTGGAAGCCGCCAACCGCATGGCGGCGGGTGATCTGAGCAAGGACCTTGAAATCAACAGCAAGGACGAAACCGGTCAACTGCTGGCGTCCATGCAAAACATGGCCGTGCGTCTGCGCAGCATTCTGGGCGATGTGCGCAGTGCCGCCGACTCGCTGTCCTCGGCTTCGGAGCAGGTCAGCTCCACCTCGCAATCCCTGAGTCAGGCCGCCAACGAACAGGCCGCCAGCGTCGAGCAGACCAGTGCCTCGGTGGAGCAGATGTCCGCCTCGATTTCCCAGAACACCGAAAGCGCCAAGATCACCGACGGCATCGCCGGCAAGGCGGCCAATGACGCCGTTCAAGGCGGCGGTGCAGTAGGCGACACGGTTCTGGCCATGAAGCAGATTGCCGACAAGATCAGCATCATCGACGACATCGCCTACCAGACCAACCTGCTGGCCCTGAACGCTGCAATTGAAGCCGCTCGCGCAGGCGATCATGGCAAAGGCTTCGCTGTGGTCGCAGCCGAAGTGCGCAAGCTGGCCGAACGCAGCCAGGTGGCCGCTCAGGAAATCGGTCAGGTCGCCTCCAGCAGCGTACAACTGGCCGAACAGGCCGGGCGCCTGCTCAACGAGATCGTGCCCAACATTCAGAAGACCTCTGATCTGGTGCAGGAAATCACCGCGGCCTCCCAGGAGCAGAGCGGTGCAGCCGGGCAGATCAATATTGCCATGGGCCAGATGAACCAGATCACCCAGCAGAACGCCTCGGCGTCTGAAGAGCTGGCAGCCACGGCAGAAGAAATGAATGCCCAGGCCGGCCAGTTGCAGGAGTTGATCGGCTTCTTCCGCTTCGAGGCACAGTCTTCGTCGAAACCTCAGTCACGCGCCAATGACAACTACAGCAGCCCGACGCCGCCGTGGTCCAGAGGCAAGTCGCAGGTCGACGAAGGCCAGTTCGTCAGCTTCAACTGA
- a CDS encoding chemotaxis protein CheD gives MSINQPLFLRPGDYFFGRHDGPVTTLLGSCVSVILWHPRWRLLGVSHYLLPRDPTASCNDHDTRYGEAVFQRMHADMVRHGTNPSEYRKGIFGGGCLTRFEGNGLRKIGHTNSDFARKEFNLRKWSVDLHDLNGDHYRRLQIDGLSGRIECQRNEVTLPLITPNSRTGGHIL, from the coding sequence ATGTCTATAAACCAACCCCTTTTCCTGCGACCCGGTGATTACTTCTTCGGTCGTCACGACGGACCGGTCACGACACTGCTGGGCAGTTGCGTGTCTGTGATTCTCTGGCACCCACGCTGGCGGTTACTGGGAGTGTCGCACTACCTGCTGCCCCGTGACCCGACCGCAAGCTGCAACGATCACGACACTCGCTACGGTGAAGCCGTGTTCCAGCGCATGCATGCCGACATGGTGCGTCACGGCACCAACCCGAGCGAGTACCGCAAAGGCATTTTCGGCGGAGGTTGCTTGACGCGCTTCGAGGGCAACGGCCTGCGCAAGATAGGCCATACCAACAGCGACTTCGCGCGCAAGGAATTCAACCTGCGCAAGTGGTCGGTGGACTTGCACGATCTCAATGGCGACCATTACCGCCGTCTGCAGATCGATGGACTGAGCGGCAGGATCGAATGCCAGCGCAATGAAGTCACGTTGCCCCTCATCACACCGAACTCAAGGACAGGTGGGCATATTCTGTGA
- a CDS encoding protein-glutamate methylesterase/protein-glutamine glutaminase has product MIRVFIVDDSALVRQVLTNCLASHPGIEVIGQASDPIYAIDKMRRDWPDVIILDVEMPRMDGLTFLRQIMSERPTPTLICSTLTEAGASVSVEALAAGAVGVFTKARLGLKQSLEQISGDLIRKIEEAARTRPGAFRPPVRTQAVEAPPPQANPLFRTTDRVVALGCSTGGTQALEFILRQLPRDCPGIVIVQHMPEKFTADFARRLDSLCQIEVREARHLDRVHSGLALIAPGGLHMQLKRNGAHYQVEVLDGPPVNRHKPSVDVLFRSMARHAGANTLGVIMTGMGDDGARGLLAMRESGAHTVAQDEASCIVFGMPKEAIRMGAAQAIEPLSRVPILIQQFGDSARHG; this is encoded by the coding sequence GTGATCCGCGTATTCATCGTCGACGACTCGGCCCTGGTTCGCCAGGTACTGACCAATTGCCTGGCAAGCCACCCCGGTATCGAGGTGATCGGCCAGGCCAGCGACCCGATCTACGCCATCGACAAGATGCGGCGCGACTGGCCGGATGTGATCATTCTGGATGTGGAAATGCCGCGCATGGACGGCCTGACCTTTCTGCGCCAGATCATGAGCGAGCGCCCTACCCCGACGCTGATCTGCTCGACCCTGACCGAAGCCGGTGCCAGTGTTTCCGTCGAAGCTCTGGCGGCCGGTGCCGTGGGTGTTTTCACCAAGGCACGGCTGGGCCTCAAACAGAGCCTTGAGCAGATATCGGGGGATCTGATCCGCAAGATCGAAGAAGCCGCCCGCACCCGCCCAGGCGCTTTCCGGCCACCTGTCCGTACCCAGGCTGTGGAGGCACCGCCTCCACAGGCAAACCCGCTGTTCAGAACCACCGACCGGGTCGTGGCCCTGGGCTGTTCGACCGGCGGCACTCAGGCACTGGAGTTCATTCTTCGCCAACTGCCACGTGACTGTCCGGGCATTGTGATCGTTCAACACATGCCGGAGAAATTCACGGCCGATTTCGCCCGGCGTCTCGACAGCCTGTGTCAGATCGAAGTCCGCGAAGCCAGACACCTGGACCGCGTCCACAGCGGTCTGGCCTTGATCGCTCCCGGCGGTCTGCACATGCAGCTCAAGCGCAACGGAGCCCACTATCAGGTCGAGGTTCTCGACGGCCCACCGGTCAACCGGCACAAGCCATCGGTAGATGTGCTGTTCCGGTCCATGGCCAGACATGCAGGCGCCAATACCCTGGGCGTGATCATGACCGGCATGGGTGACGATGGCGCCCGCGGCCTGCTTGCCATGCGTGAAAGCGGAGCCCACACCGTCGCTCAGGATGAGGCGAGCTGCATTGTCTTCGGCATGCCCAAGGAAGCCATTCGCATGGGCGCTGCACAAGCGATAGAACCGCTGTCCAGAGTACCGATTCTGATCCAGCAGTTTGGTGACAGCGCACGGCATGGTTAA
- a CDS encoding molybdopterin guanine dinucleotide-containing S/N-oxide reductase, giving the protein MTFTSLHWGVYRPQVVDGQLEALVPAEWDKDPSPIGDSVAGAIASPTRIKRPAVRRSFLHESGGRPDLRGQEPFVEVSWDVALDLVARELKRIKGEHGNQAIFGGSYGWGSAGRFHHAQSQLHRFLNCLDGYVFSTDSYSLGAGRVLMPHIVGNMDWLLAAHTSWKNLAEHCELFVAFGGLPAKNAQTSPGGASDHLLSDALQAMSKAGVEFVNVSPLRDDLSGPEKNEWLAILPGSDTALMLALSWVLITQGLHDEAFVQRYTVGYERFRDYVLGHVDGQPKDPHWAEKLSGISARQIIELAQRMASKRTMINVAYSLQRSIHGEQPFWMTVTLAALLGQIGLPGGGFGLGYGCMNNTGSGRKAFSGPRFEQGSNPVKDFIPVARVADMLLNPGAPFDYNGQLRHYPDIRLVYWAGGNIFHHHQDLNRLLDAWQRPETIIVHEQYWTAQARYADIVLPATTALERNDIGSSASDRFMIAMQQAIEPVCEARDDYSILADLAQRMGVGDTFTEGRDASAWLYHIYEQSRERAETFGVQLPDYEQFWRDGLFEVQYPETDMILLKPFRDDPQANPLPTPSGRIEIFSERIAGFGYADCPGHPVWLDKPATSFPLHLLSNQPRTRLHSQYDHGAYSRASKIREREPLTLNRSDAQARGISEGDVVKVFNERGAFLAGVIVSDDIRPGVVQIATGAWFDPVVHGQKGSLEKHGNPNMITLDVGASSLSQGCSAQTASVEVVKWDQALPEVTAFEPPLLM; this is encoded by the coding sequence ATGACTTTCACTTCATTGCACTGGGGCGTCTATCGTCCGCAGGTCGTGGATGGACAGCTTGAAGCGCTGGTGCCCGCTGAGTGGGACAAGGATCCTTCGCCCATCGGTGATTCGGTTGCTGGCGCCATCGCGTCGCCGACCCGTATCAAGCGTCCTGCCGTGCGCCGCAGTTTTCTTCATGAGTCAGGTGGCCGACCCGACCTGCGGGGGCAGGAGCCGTTCGTTGAAGTGTCCTGGGATGTTGCACTGGATCTGGTCGCCCGGGAGCTGAAGCGCATCAAGGGCGAGCATGGCAATCAGGCGATCTTCGGCGGCAGTTATGGCTGGGGCAGTGCGGGGCGCTTTCATCATGCCCAGAGTCAATTGCATCGCTTCCTCAACTGCCTGGACGGGTATGTGTTCAGTACCGACAGTTACAGCCTCGGCGCAGGACGCGTGTTGATGCCGCATATCGTCGGCAATATGGACTGGCTGCTGGCGGCGCATACCTCCTGGAAAAACCTGGCCGAGCACTGCGAGTTGTTCGTGGCCTTCGGTGGTCTGCCTGCCAAGAACGCCCAGACAAGCCCCGGCGGTGCCAGCGATCACCTGCTGAGCGATGCCTTGCAGGCGATGTCGAAAGCAGGTGTGGAGTTCGTCAATGTCAGCCCGCTGCGCGATGACCTGAGCGGTCCTGAAAAGAATGAGTGGCTGGCGATTCTTCCCGGCAGCGATACGGCGCTGATGCTGGCCTTGTCCTGGGTCTTGATCACCCAGGGCCTGCATGACGAAGCGTTCGTACAGCGCTATACCGTGGGTTATGAGCGTTTTCGCGACTATGTGCTGGGCCATGTCGACGGCCAGCCCAAGGACCCGCACTGGGCCGAGAAACTGAGCGGCATCTCGGCCCGCCAGATCATCGAACTGGCACAACGGATGGCCAGCAAGCGGACCATGATCAACGTCGCCTATTCCCTGCAGCGCTCGATTCATGGCGAGCAACCGTTCTGGATGACCGTCACCCTGGCCGCATTGTTGGGGCAGATCGGTCTGCCGGGTGGCGGTTTTGGTCTGGGCTATGGCTGCATGAACAATACGGGCAGCGGTCGCAAGGCATTCTCCGGGCCACGCTTCGAGCAGGGCAGCAACCCGGTCAAGGATTTCATCCCGGTGGCACGTGTCGCCGACATGCTGCTCAACCCCGGCGCGCCTTTCGATTACAACGGCCAGTTGCGGCACTACCCGGACATTCGTCTGGTGTACTGGGCGGGCGGCAATATCTTCCACCATCATCAGGACCTCAATCGCCTGCTGGATGCCTGGCAGCGTCCGGAAACCATCATCGTTCACGAGCAGTACTGGACCGCTCAGGCCAGGTATGCCGATATTGTCCTGCCCGCGACCACGGCGCTGGAACGCAATGATATCGGCAGCTCGGCTTCCGACCGTTTCATGATCGCCATGCAGCAAGCCATCGAGCCGGTGTGCGAGGCCCGCGATGACTATTCGATCCTTGCCGATCTGGCGCAGCGCATGGGTGTTGGGGATACCTTCACCGAAGGGCGTGATGCCTCGGCCTGGCTGTATCACATCTATGAGCAGTCTCGGGAGCGGGCTGAAACCTTTGGCGTGCAGTTGCCCGACTACGAGCAGTTCTGGCGCGACGGCCTGTTCGAGGTTCAATACCCCGAAACCGACATGATCCTGCTCAAGCCTTTTCGCGACGATCCGCAGGCCAACCCGTTGCCCACGCCTTCAGGGCGTATCGAGATTTTCTCCGAACGCATTGCAGGGTTCGGCTATGCGGACTGTCCGGGGCATCCGGTCTGGCTGGACAAGCCTGCGACCTCGTTTCCCTTGCACCTGCTGTCCAATCAACCGCGAACCCGTCTGCACAGCCAGTACGATCATGGCGCCTATAGCCGAGCCTCGAAGATCCGCGAACGCGAGCCCTTGACCCTCAATCGCAGCGACGCCCAGGCACGGGGCATCAGCGAGGGCGATGTGGTGAAGGTCTTCAACGAGCGTGGGGCTTTTCTGGCTGGAGTGATTGTCTCGGACGACATTCGCCCCGGTGTCGTGCAGATCGCTACGGGAGCCTGGTTCGATCCTGTGGTACATGGCCAGAAGGGCAGCCTTGAGAAGCATGGCAACCCGAACATGATTACCCTCGATGTGGGGGCTTCAAGCCTGTCTCAGGGCTGCTCGGCACAAACCGCATCGGTGGAGGTCGTGAAGTGGGATCAGGCGTTGCCGGAAGTGACGGCTTTCGAGCCGCCACTTCTGATGTGA
- a CDS encoding response regulator, whose translation MPCRILLADSYPLFRAGIRALLEKQHEYEIVGEAGDGDSIIQLACLLSPDIVLLDMSMERSCSVHALEELSVHAPGSKVLMLSTHTDSGFVMKCLQLGAQGYLLKSASFLELELALQALQHGDQYLSSEVVPLVVSEAVKKSLAPSSPARPGNFSLTERQLEILRLIARGESTRSIALGLGLSVKTVEAHRSQVMHRLGIHDLASLVLFAVREGIIQVND comes from the coding sequence ATGCCTTGCCGAATTCTGCTCGCCGATAGCTATCCATTGTTTCGGGCGGGTATCCGGGCACTACTGGAAAAACAACACGAATACGAAATCGTCGGTGAAGCCGGCGATGGAGACAGCATCATCCAGCTGGCTTGCCTGCTGTCGCCGGATATCGTCCTGCTGGACATGTCCATGGAGCGATCATGCAGCGTGCATGCACTGGAAGAACTGTCAGTGCATGCGCCCGGCTCCAAGGTGCTGATGCTGTCGACACATACCGACTCAGGCTTTGTCATGAAATGCCTGCAACTGGGAGCCCAGGGCTATCTGCTCAAGAGCGCCAGTTTTCTGGAGCTGGAACTGGCCCTGCAAGCGTTGCAGCATGGCGATCAATACTTGTCTTCGGAGGTCGTGCCGCTGGTGGTCAGCGAGGCCGTCAAGAAAAGCCTCGCACCCTCGTCGCCCGCAAGACCCGGGAATTTTTCACTGACCGAAAGACAGCTGGAAATCCTGCGCCTGATCGCCCGCGGCGAATCGACCCGCTCCATCGCGCTGGGTCTTGGCCTGAGCGTCAAGACCGTGGAAGCCCATCGCTCGCAGGTCATGCATCGTCTGGGGATTCACGATCTTGCCAGTCTGGTGCTTTTCGCCGTTCGTGAGGGAATCATTCAGGTCAACGACTAG